In a single window of the Desulfovibrio mangrovi genome:
- a CDS encoding DUF4810 domain-containing protein: protein MRKMIILFCLASLALMTGCGGGKQKYDWCNYSDTYYGIAKNDCEATQIKHKAELERIMDVAAKKNLEVPPGIYAEYGFLLFKSGKAADSMQWYAKEKALYPESAVFVEMLSRAAQRQIDKEKQADAQPQAEQNSQPAAGVQPAPENAPAQGQAQS, encoded by the coding sequence ATGAGAAAGATGATCATCCTGTTCTGCCTTGCCTCTCTCGCCCTTATGACTGGCTGCGGCGGCGGCAAGCAAAAGTATGATTGGTGCAACTATTCCGATACCTACTACGGTATCGCCAAGAATGACTGCGAAGCAACCCAGATCAAACACAAGGCTGAACTGGAGCGCATCATGGATGTGGCTGCCAAGAAGAACCTTGAAGTGCCCCCCGGCATTTACGCCGAATACGGATTCCTGCTCTTCAAGTCCGGCAAGGCTGCCGACTCCATGCAGTGGTATGCCAAGGAAAAGGCTCTCTATCCTGAATCTGCTGTGTTTGTTGAAATGCTGAGCCGTGCGGCGCAACGCCAGATAGACAAGGAAAAGCAGGCAGACGCCCAGCCGCAAGCTGAGCAGAACAGCCAGCCTGCAGCCGGAGTACAACCTGCACCGGAAAACGCCCCCGCTCAGGGACAGGCACAAAGCTAG
- a CDS encoding GNA1162 family protein, whose protein sequence is MRKLIPFLLLFCFAMTGCAKMVTKQECFPGMYAEQPKSILVLPPMNETTATDAKAYYTTTIAEPLSFNGFYVFPVPVVAEIMQHEGIYDTELLYGSPVSMFKEKFGADCVLFTKIKKWDLVYYVVGGNLTVGFESELQSTTTNETLWKYSGQVVVDLGGGSGNVFVDIVATAIKAVATDYVPYARMANYQTFGTMPVGPHNARYMQDGQDQLFDQRTPAKDTAPVSDGAAAQ, encoded by the coding sequence ATGCGCAAACTCATTCCGTTTCTCCTGCTTTTCTGCTTTGCCATGACAGGTTGCGCCAAGATGGTAACCAAGCAGGAATGTTTCCCCGGCATGTACGCAGAGCAGCCCAAAAGCATTCTGGTACTGCCGCCCATGAACGAAACCACGGCAACAGACGCCAAGGCCTATTACACCACCACCATCGCGGAACCGCTCTCGTTTAACGGATTCTACGTATTCCCTGTTCCCGTGGTAGCTGAAATCATGCAGCACGAGGGCATCTATGATACCGAACTGCTGTATGGTTCTCCCGTAAGTATGTTCAAGGAGAAGTTCGGCGCAGACTGCGTGCTCTTCACCAAAATCAAGAAATGGGATCTTGTGTATTACGTCGTCGGCGGAAATCTCACCGTCGGCTTTGAAAGTGAACTGCAGTCCACCACGACCAATGAAACTCTCTGGAAATACAGCGGTCAGGTCGTGGTCGACCTTGGCGGCGGCTCTGGCAATGTTTTCGTAGACATTGTTGCTACCGCCATCAAAGCCGTTGCCACGGACTACGTACCGTACGCCCGAATGGCCAACTACCAGACCTTCGGCACCATGCCGGTAGGACCGCACAACGCCCGCTACATGCAGGACGGTCAGGACCAGCTCTTTGACCAGCGGACTCCCGCCAAGGACACTGCTCCGGTCTCGGACGGCGCTGCAGCCCAATAA